In Spiroplasma litorale, a single genomic region encodes these proteins:
- a CDS encoding substrate-binding domain-containing protein, whose protein sequence is MKKLMTILASVNLVSSVGVSVVSCGNDGDSIGLLISNFNNAYFQNMMSSGKTYAESKGYKLNTYDSQADVSGAKDQTNVQSSITKDDKAIIINPANVKNNKAIKPALDENIPVLNIDTEYDKAVGERGAAGFVSEQTKASQQMFKDIYKKIYGELPSNDNKENKVKVYAMWSNQDNDAERKRFQGFVLDNADWIEIVNRKGEGFNQGSVAKGNENTGDAAGDVLTDEWNGKESANNAHIIWAGNDPMALGMKKAIDLNEGMKSWFSSKDEKGKTKGYIAGFDGSDDVANDVNSWSETSRNHIYATVKQEYKKIVEAAIDKAIELIDKKNNGENPSKTFEKSTEIDATVMLPPNENK, encoded by the coding sequence ATGAAAAAATTAATGACAATTCTAGCTAGTGTTAACTTAGTATCTTCTGTAGGAGTATCAGTTGTTTCATGTGGTAATGATGGTGATTCTATAGGATTACTAATCTCAAATTTTAATAATGCTTATTTTCAAAATATGATGAGTTCAGGAAAAACATATGCTGAATCAAAAGGTTATAAATTAAACACATATGACTCACAAGCAGACGTTAGTGGTGCAAAAGATCAAACAAACGTACAATCATCAATAACAAAAGATGATAAAGCAATAATAATTAATCCAGCAAATGTAAAAAATAATAAAGCAATTAAACCTGCTCTTGATGAAAATATTCCTGTTCTAAATATTGATACTGAATATGATAAAGCAGTAGGCGAAAGAGGTGCTGCAGGCTTTGTTTCTGAACAAACAAAAGCAAGTCAACAAATGTTTAAAGATATATACAAAAAAATTTATGGTGAACTACCTTCAAATGATAATAAAGAAAATAAAGTTAAAGTTTATGCGATGTGATCAAATCAGGATAACGATGCTGAACGCAAAAGATTCCAAGGATTCGTTTTAGATAATGCCGACTGAATAGAAATAGTGAATAGAAAAGGTGAAGGTTTTAATCAAGGAAGTGTTGCAAAAGGTAATGAAAATACAGGTGATGCAGCTGGAGATGTACTTACAGATGAGTGGAATGGTAAAGAATCAGCAAATAATGCACATATAATTTGAGCTGGTAACGATCCAATGGCACTTGGTATGAAAAAAGCAATTGATTTAAATGAAGGAATGAAATCTTGGTTTAGTTCAAAAGATGAAAAAGGTAAAACAAAAGGTTATATCGCAGGTTTTGATGGATCAGATGATGTTGCAAATGATGTTAATTCTTGATCAGAAACTTCAAGAAATCATATATATGCAACAGTAAAACAAGAATATAAAAAAATAGTCGAGGCCGCAATAGATAAAGCAATTGAGTTAATAGACAAAAAAAATAATGGAGAAAACCCAAGTAAAACTTTTGAAAAATCTACTGAAATTGATGCGACTGTAATGTTGCCACCTAATGAAAATAAATAA
- a CDS encoding ABC transporter permease, with protein sequence MNNLLEKNSKEIILDKINLREQSEKTAINKFFKIKEEKKLDFVFLLSSYRDSCIKKLEAKIDKLENLKNLYLDKNEYKYNNLEITKSEYEKNKKIIENGDYKNHNNKINKINLFIDKKNVKWDKLIKTKSKKNKISIKKYQDKKSTILNKLENKTQNLKSDINNKSDILIEKDKREILSKKNNILNSNYSKKLNKLELDLQNENIGPIEYENKKNNYKDQINLYVDKYNNLQDTKTSKNYSIKLKKSFIFSFSNKNKFINKSLSAINAIKLIFIIMAFAIIVGIIEPGFFKANNWKNILYLNADIGCMAIGVTVIILTGGIDLSIGSTMAFATALAAKLILSGTNVWLSIIAVILFCGFSGLISGIFVSVLKFPSFIITLILMMVWRGATQFILENTSQSFDNDYLTQLIQTKFLGLSIVVWIMFLLAIVSFIILRFTIYGRHVYAVGGNYRSAQLSGIKAKTILTSVYVFGGLCIGVGSFIYAARIQTASPSAGNAWELDAIACVVLGGTLLTGGKGGIFLTILGWFSLSVLKNALNLIGLSSDIQSILKGLIIMVAVLSNTEYKIVNKIKQWIIKQVILLKVI encoded by the coding sequence ATGAATAATTTATTAGAAAAGAATAGTAAAGAGATTATTTTAGATAAAATAAATTTAAGGGAGCAGTCCGAAAAAACTGCTATAAATAAATTTTTTAAAATAAAAGAAGAGAAGAAATTAGATTTTGTTTTTCTTTTGTCTTCTTATAGAGATAGTTGTATAAAAAAATTAGAAGCTAAAATTGATAAATTAGAAAATTTAAAAAATTTATATTTAGACAAAAATGAATATAAGTATAATAACTTAGAAATAACAAAATCTGAATATGAAAAAAATAAAAAGATAATTGAAAATGGTGATTACAAAAATCACAACAATAAAATTAATAAGATTAATTTATTTATAGATAAAAAAAATGTTAAATGAGATAAACTTATAAAAACTAAATCTAAAAAAAATAAAATTTCAATAAAAAAATACCAGGATAAAAAATCTACAATTCTAAATAAATTAGAAAACAAAACACAAAATTTAAAGAGTGATATTAATAATAAAAGTGATATTTTAATAGAAAAAGATAAAAGAGAAATATTAAGTAAAAAAAATAATATATTAAATTCTAATTATTCTAAAAAATTAAATAAATTAGAATTAGATTTACAAAATGAAAATATTGGACCTATTGAATATGAAAATAAAAAAAATAATTATAAAGATCAAATCAATTTGTATGTTGATAAGTACAATAATTTACAAGATACAAAAACATCAAAAAATTATTCGATAAAATTAAAAAAAAGCTTCATATTTAGTTTTTCAAACAAAAATAAATTTATTAATAAAAGTTTAAGTGCTATAAATGCCATTAAATTAATATTTATTATAATGGCTTTTGCAATAATTGTTGGTATTATTGAACCTGGTTTCTTTAAGGCTAATAACTGAAAAAATATTCTATATTTGAATGCTGATATTGGTTGTATGGCAATTGGAGTTACTGTGATTATACTTACTGGTGGAATTGATTTGTCAATTGGTTCGACAATGGCTTTTGCAACTGCATTAGCGGCCAAACTTATTCTTAGTGGTACTAATGTTTGATTATCAATAATAGCTGTTATTTTATTTTGTGGATTTTCAGGATTAATATCAGGAATATTTGTTAGTGTACTAAAATTTCCGTCATTTATTATTACTTTAATACTTATGATGGTATGACGTGGTGCGACACAATTTATATTAGAAAATACATCTCAGTCATTTGATAATGATTATTTAACTCAACTTATACAAACAAAGTTTCTAGGTTTAAGTATTGTTGTTTGAATAATGTTTTTATTAGCAATAGTTTCTTTTATAATACTAAGATTTACTATTTATGGTAGACATGTATATGCTGTTGGCGGTAATTATAGAAGTGCACAACTTTCAGGAATAAAAGCAAAAACAATATTAACTTCTGTATATGTATTTGGAGGACTTTGTATAGGTGTTGGTTCATTTATATATGCTGCAAGAATTCAAACAGCTAGCCCTTCAGCTGGTAATGCTTGAGAATTAGACGCAATTGCTTGTGTTGTTCTCGGTGGTACATTATTAACTGGAGGAAAAGGAGGTATATTTCTTACAATATTAGGATGATTTTCACTTAGTGTTTTAAAAAATGCATTAAATTTAATTGGCCTATCAAGTGATATTCAATCAATCTTAAAAGGTCTTATAATAATGGTTGCAGTACTTTCTAATACTGAATATAAAATAGTAAATAAAATTAAACAATGAATTATTAAACAAGTTATTTTATTAAAAGTTATTTAA
- a CDS encoding sugar ABC transporter ATP-binding protein: protein MENIFNVNIQNDPLLVLKDIKKSFGNVIALKGVNLRAFEGIAMGILGENGAGKSTLMNILSGVIQKTSGEFFWQGKEKNGFKNVKEAEQVGISIIHQEIACFNDMTVLDNVFAGHEISKFGFVNYQKQKKLAKNILLTLKLDINLNELMCNLTIAEQQMVEIAKAILRKSRLIIFDEPTSSLSKSESESLFEIIKKLKKDNIAIFYISHKLEEIPIICDYITIIRDGNYIGEYLVNELNEDEIISKMVGREITEKYPLKDWPTYNSKILSVKDLSNEFVKNISFDLYKDEILGFSGLVGAQRSELFKSLIGLFSKASGRVVLNNKELKLNNVTKSIKNGIYYVTEDRKNDGLLLDNPIRKNISLSSLKKISMCGFVNLKKERKLASRFISKMSIKTLSAENSVGSMSGGNQQKVLLAKAFAAEPKVIVFDEPTRGVDVGSRREIYDLIYEAKRNGIGVIVISSDLPEILGLCNRVIVMRNGRIITEIEGERLSPEEIMKHSI from the coding sequence ATGGAAAATATATTTAATGTTAATATTCAAAATGACCCATTATTAGTTTTAAAAGATATTAAAAAAAGTTTTGGAAATGTTATAGCTTTAAAAGGAGTTAATTTACGTGCCTTCGAAGGTATTGCAATGGGTATATTGGGTGAAAATGGTGCAGGTAAATCTACTTTAATGAATATTTTAAGTGGAGTTATTCAAAAAACCTCAGGTGAATTTTTTTGGCAAGGAAAAGAAAAAAATGGCTTTAAAAATGTAAAAGAAGCCGAGCAAGTCGGTATATCAATAATTCACCAAGAAATTGCCTGTTTTAATGATATGACAGTTTTGGACAATGTTTTTGCAGGTCATGAAATTAGTAAGTTCGGTTTTGTAAATTATCAAAAACAAAAAAAGTTAGCTAAAAATATTTTATTAACTTTAAAACTCGATATAAATCTAAATGAATTAATGTGCAACCTAACTATCGCAGAGCAACAAATGGTAGAAATTGCTAAAGCAATTTTAAGAAAAAGTAGATTAATTATCTTCGATGAACCAACTTCATCTTTGAGTAAATCCGAATCAGAATCGTTATTTGAAATAATAAAAAAGCTAAAAAAAGATAATATAGCAATATTTTATATTTCTCACAAACTTGAAGAAATACCTATAATTTGTGATTATATAACAATAATAAGAGATGGAAATTATATTGGTGAATATCTTGTAAATGAACTTAATGAAGATGAAATTATTAGTAAAATGGTTGGTCGTGAAATTACTGAAAAATATCCTTTAAAAGATTGACCTACATATAACAGTAAAATTTTAAGTGTAAAAGATTTGTCGAATGAGTTTGTTAAAAATATTTCATTTGATTTATATAAAGATGAAATTTTAGGATTTTCTGGTTTAGTAGGAGCACAAAGAAGTGAATTGTTCAAATCATTAATTGGATTATTTTCAAAAGCATCTGGAAGAGTTGTTTTGAATAATAAAGAACTAAAATTAAACAATGTTACAAAGTCCATAAAAAATGGTATTTATTATGTAACAGAAGATAGAAAAAATGATGGACTATTGTTAGATAATCCAATAAGAAAAAATATTTCATTATCTTCATTAAAAAAAATATCAATGTGCGGTTTTGTTAATTTAAAGAAAGAAAGAAAATTAGCTTCAAGATTTATATCTAAAATGTCTATAAAAACACTAAGTGCAGAAAACTCGGTTGGCAGTATGAGTGGAGGAAATCAACAAAAAGTTTTATTAGCAAAAGCTTTTGCTGCAGAGCCAAAAGTTATAGTCTTCGATGAACCTACAAGAGGTGTCGATGTCGGAAGTAGAAGAGAAATTTATGATTTAATTTATGAAGCAAAAAGAAATGGAATAGGTGTAATTGTAATATCTAGTGATTTACCTGAAATATTAGGTCTTTGTAATAGGGTGATTGTTATGAGAAACGGAAGAATAATTACTGAAATTGAAGGAGAGAGACTTTCACCTGAAGAAATTATGAAACATTCAATATAG
- a CDS encoding ATP-binding cassette domain-containing protein, whose translation MIIRTLLQNRAIILLDEFDNAMDESSSIISYNILNELINNKLIIIVSHFPDVNGNILKLK comes from the coding sequence TTGATTATCAGAACATTGCTACAAAATAGAGCAATAATTTTATTAGATGAATTTGATAATGCAATGGATGAAAGCAGTTCTATTATTTCATATAACATATTAAATGAGCTTATTAATAACAAATTAATAATCATAGTATCGCATTTTCCTGATGTAAATGGAAACATATTAAAATTAAAATAA
- a CDS encoding ATP-binding cassette domain-containing protein, producing the protein MITFSCPFTIAPLIIFSGYIFATDSSKIATLLSIFLISIGMMFLPLMQLINNLNKDKFNFKYDENTIKKENLNELVTDLTISNLSMTINNKSIFKDVNFTFKNKLLNYIQGKNGVGKLVLLKCIAVIITDYEGEISINKSLSSDHKYSISYIGHDSWLFNISIKDNLAYGCNDVDEKEIYKLLEKFNLLEKINKLNLCLDTIFEDDVNLFSKGNFKNFWLSEHCYKIEQ; encoded by the coding sequence TTGATAACTTTTTCTTGTCCTTTTACAATTGCACCACTAATAATATTTTCAGGTTACATTTTTGCAACAGATAGTTCAAAAATTGCAACATTACTTTCAATTTTTTTAATATCAATTGGTATGATGTTTTTGCCTCTTATGCAATTAATTAATAATTTAAATAAAGATAAATTTAATTTTAAATATGATGAAAATACTATAAAAAAAGAAAATTTAAATGAATTAGTCACAGATTTAACTATATCTAATCTTTCAATGACAATTAATAATAAATCTATATTTAAGGATGTTAATTTTACATTTAAAAATAAATTATTAAACTATATTCAAGGTAAAAATGGTGTTGGTAAGTTAGTTTTATTAAAATGTATTGCAGTCATTATTACTGACTATGAAGGTGAAATTTCTATAAATAAATCATTATCATCTGATCATAAATACTCAATATCTTATATTGGCCATGATTCATGGTTATTTAACATATCAATTAAGGATAATTTAGCATATGGATGTAATGATGTTGATGAAAAAGAAATATATAAATTACTTGAAAAATTTAACTTATTAGAAAAAATTAATAAACTAAATTTATGCTTAGATACAATTTTTGAAGATGATGTTAATCTATTTTCAAAAGGGAATTTCAAAAACTTTTGATTATCAGAACATTGCTACAAAATAGAGCAATAA
- a CDS encoding DDE-type integrase/transposase/recombinase, translating into MSNEITIRKLCKIIKLGKSTYYDWIKNKKPKFKHIDYELLSNIEKSFIDFGKTYGSRRLAIDLNNICSHKKIRRYMIFSNFKVNNYKTPKKTKNHIEKVGKYERLIKTNADLKKFGDVFSVDITEKVINKSRLYTCGFYNIKQKKIYGLITKTSKGISLVVESFLKMVDEFGVFKPNSVIHSDNGSEFKSYTYKLMLMNFDLNISMSRVGRSTDNGYIEGFWSVLKREAIIENKKYKSIEEYVYNFNLYSKFYNERRIKL; encoded by the coding sequence TTGAGCAACGAAATAACAATAAGAAAACTTTGCAAAATAATAAAACTAGGTAAATCAACATATTATGATTGAATTAAAAATAAAAAACCAAAGTTTAAACATATAGATTATGAATTACTATCAAATATTGAGAAAAGTTTTATTGATTTTGGGAAAACATATGGTTCAAGAAGATTAGCGATTGATTTAAATAATATATGCTCTCATAAAAAAATAAGAAGATATATGATTTTTTCAAATTTTAAAGTAAATAATTACAAAACTCCAAAGAAAACAAAAAATCACATAGAAAAAGTTGGTAAATATGAAAGATTAATAAAAACAAACGCAGATTTGAAAAAATTTGGCGATGTTTTTAGTGTTGACATAACAGAAAAAGTCATTAATAAATCAAGACTTTACACTTGTGGTTTTTATAATATTAAGCAGAAAAAAATTTATGGATTAATTACAAAGACATCAAAAGGTATATCACTTGTTGTTGAATCATTTTTAAAAATGGTTGATGAGTTTGGAGTTTTTAAACCAAATAGCGTTATTCACTCTGATAATGGTTCAGAGTTTAAATCCTATACATATAAATTAATGCTGATGAATTTTGACTTAAATATAAGCATGTCTAGAGTTGGTAGATCAACTGATAATGGTTATATAGAAGGCTTTTGAAGCGTATTAAAAAGAGAAGCTATAATAGAGAATAAAAAATATAAATCAATTGAAGAATATGTATATAATTTTAATTTATACTCAAAATTTTATAATGAAAGGAGAATAAAGTTATAA
- a CDS encoding transposase, producing the protein MKRYTKEEKIKICKLFLESNSKYENFSKSYKLSSISLRNWVKNYNLFGEEAFDNSKTHLEEKLKSLQKENKQLKKTT; encoded by the coding sequence ATGAAAAGATACACTAAAGAAGAAAAAATAAAAATATGTAAATTATTTTTAGAAAGTAATTCTAAATACGAAAATTTTTCAAAAAGTTATAAACTATCATCAATTAGTTTAAGAAATTGAGTTAAAAACTATAATTTATTTGGAGAAGAAGCTTTTGATAATTCAAAAACACATTTAGAAGAAAAACTTAAAAGCTTACAAAAAGAAAATAAACAGCTAAAAAAAACAACTTAA
- a CDS encoding lipoprotein gives MKKLISILSSLSLVTSASAVAVSCGNTTDNSESNPQKDSAKINDIKNQSLYEQDNKIVLVRINKIVKNAKIEVTSSNEEVLHAALKENISEENQNYFLIELIGKWANKEAKVTVKYDDSVKTFDCKVLSQIENRPSFNPINELPKISKEIETPFKLDVANRIKGSEYELTIVQDDIATIKTNSGTDENIENPIVLNIKGIKVGSFDIIVNYGAVQSMFKLVVVNNDPNAKPEISDIADLEMSVESTVKREAIVFNPRKDLNLEVKLTNGEDSEYIDVIKTDLNAENGIYLIELNAKKVKKEAISISVNYGEATKEFNATIKEKPVFNEIGKLEVFEKRQSIAKIKVENPIKNEKITVEIIEGKENVDAFSMRDWDTDRSGEFDLVLYGLSATEKCIVKLTYGNVSKEVEVKVSKAEVKDPVIQGINKERKYELNHYQSLSILIYIDNETSKGILKTTFVKNEYLNVEIAGREGDPYYTVFLVSSNKDTEQDQDVTLTYEGAQSITFKVKVSSK, from the coding sequence ATGAAAAAATTAATAAGTATATTATCATCATTAAGTTTAGTGACATCAGCTTCAGCAGTTGCTGTTTCATGTGGAAATACTACTGATAATAGTGAATCAAACCCACAAAAAGATAGTGCAAAAATTAATGATATTAAAAATCAATCATTGTATGAACAAGATAATAAAATTGTTTTAGTAAGAATTAATAAAATTGTTAAAAATGCCAAAATCGAAGTAACATCTTCAAATGAAGAAGTTTTACATGCTGCTTTAAAAGAAAATATAAGCGAAGAAAATCAAAACTATTTTTTAATTGAATTAATTGGTAAATGAGCAAATAAAGAAGCAAAAGTTACTGTTAAATATGATGATTCAGTTAAAACATTTGATTGCAAAGTTTTAAGCCAAATTGAAAATAGACCATCATTTAACCCAATAAATGAATTACCTAAAATTTCAAAAGAAATTGAAACTCCATTTAAATTAGATGTTGCAAATAGAATTAAAGGTAGTGAATATGAATTGACAATAGTTCAAGATGATATTGCTACAATTAAAACTAATAGTGGAACTGATGAAAACATAGAAAACCCAATTGTATTAAACATAAAAGGAATAAAAGTTGGAAGTTTTGATATTATTGTAAACTATGGAGCAGTACAATCAATGTTTAAACTAGTTGTTGTTAACAACGATCCAAATGCAAAGCCAGAAATTAGTGATATTGCAGATTTAGAAATGTCAGTAGAATCAACAGTTAAAAGAGAAGCAATAGTATTTAACCCAAGAAAAGATTTGAATTTAGAAGTTAAATTAACTAATGGTGAAGATTCAGAATATATAGATGTTATAAAGACTGATTTAAATGCTGAAAATGGAATTTATTTAATTGAATTAAATGCAAAAAAAGTTAAAAAAGAAGCAATATCAATAAGTGTAAATTATGGAGAAGCAACAAAGGAATTTAATGCAACAATTAAAGAAAAACCTGTATTTAATGAAATTGGTAAGTTAGAAGTATTTGAAAAACGTCAATCTATTGCAAAAATTAAAGTTGAAAATCCAATTAAGAATGAAAAAATAACTGTTGAAATTATTGAAGGAAAAGAAAATGTTGATGCATTTTCAATGAGGGATTGAGATACTGATAGAAGTGGTGAATTTGATTTAGTGCTTTATGGTTTGAGTGCAACAGAAAAATGTATTGTAAAGTTAACTTATGGTAATGTTTCAAAAGAAGTTGAAGTAAAAGTTTCGAAAGCCGAAGTTAAAGACCCAGTAATTCAAGGAATTAATAAAGAACGTAAATATGAATTAAATCACTATCAAAGCTTATCTATTTTAATATATATTGATAACGAAACAAGTAAAGGTATTTTAAAAACAACATTTGTAAAAAATGAATATCTTAATGTTGAAATAGCTGGTCGTGAAGGTGATCCATACTACACTGTGTTTTTAGTTTCATCTAATAAAGATACAGAACAAGACCAAGATGTTACATTAACTTACGAAGGTGCACAATCAATTACTTTCAAAGTAAAAGTATCAAGTAAATAA
- a CDS encoding MATE family efflux transporter, with amino-acid sequence MKKEKYIAEPFEKIKTPFYKIENTKDIFGMAIPIFVQLLFTILITQINLIAINNYKGGAYAEGTSKAVLAYNTLQFVPSLIATGTIIVAGNLIGQGRKEEVSRVIVTGILVNLAIMLPIFMIITILSDMIVGWVEASANEPIKDVSGQYILEPTELKYVSDYYRFTNINLVMMSVYQVFVAGLQSIKKSKVVTIGTMMANVIDLSLISILLYGTNIPPVYSSLVLPITGLFQIFFMMFMCFKYLDFKINRHKQLSWNYAKETLRTGLPITIEMGVWNLCNFGTSVAIGQLHLGTGNHWIILHRNASSIGQYSSAFIQAIGTVTAVFVSRKIGEKDKQGAYEIALDCWKAAIYVTLISNLVMIAVSYPLLWILNSKDTAVPWGVSLLTIFSIKILFDTVNMTLLRSLWSVGDLWFPIIVSFITMGIGMVILPFIIVKALNIVEGPGLLLIYTAVIVDPLLRSIVYVRRWLKGKWQKYIHIVK; translated from the coding sequence ATGAAAAAAGAAAAGTACATAGCTGAACCTTTTGAAAAAATTAAAACCCCTTTTTATAAAATTGAAAATACAAAAGACATTTTTGGTATGGCTATACCTATTTTTGTGCAATTATTATTTACAATATTAATAACTCAAATAAATCTAATTGCAATTAACAATTATAAAGGTGGTGCCTATGCTGAAGGAACATCTAAGGCAGTATTAGCATATAATACTTTACAATTTGTACCAAGTTTAATTGCTACAGGAACTATTATTGTTGCTGGAAACTTAATCGGTCAAGGAAGAAAAGAAGAAGTATCTAGGGTTATAGTAACAGGTATATTAGTTAATTTAGCTATTATGTTACCAATATTTATGATAATTACAATTCTTAGTGATATGATTGTTGGTTGGGTTGAAGCTTCTGCTAATGAACCAATTAAAGATGTAAGTGGTCAATATATACTTGAACCAACTGAATTAAAATATGTATCAGATTATTATCGCTTTACTAACATTAATTTAGTAATGATGAGTGTTTATCAAGTATTTGTTGCAGGTTTACAATCAATTAAAAAAAGTAAAGTTGTTACAATTGGTACAATGATGGCAAATGTTATTGATTTAAGTTTAATATCAATACTATTGTATGGTACAAATATACCTCCAGTATATAGTTCTTTAGTATTGCCAATAACTGGATTATTTCAAATATTTTTTATGATGTTTATGTGCTTTAAGTACTTAGATTTTAAAATTAATCGTCATAAACAACTAAGCTGAAATTATGCAAAAGAAACATTAAGAACTGGTTTACCTATTACTATTGAAATGGGAGTTTGAAATCTATGTAACTTTGGAACATCAGTTGCAATAGGTCAATTACATTTGGGTACAGGTAATCATTGAATTATATTGCACAGAAATGCAAGTAGTATTGGTCAATATTCTTCTGCATTTATTCAAGCAATTGGTACAGTAACTGCTGTATTTGTTTCAAGAAAAATTGGCGAGAAAGATAAACAAGGTGCATATGAAATTGCATTGGATTGTTGAAAAGCTGCAATTTATGTTACTTTAATATCTAATTTAGTTATGATTGCAGTAAGTTATCCTTTATTATGAATATTAAACTCTAAAGATACAGCTGTTCCATGAGGTGTTTCTTTACTTACAATATTTTCAATAAAAATATTATTTGACACAGTCAACATGACACTACTAAGATCTTTGTGAAGTGTTGGTGACTTATGATTCCCTATCATCGTTTCATTTATTACAATGGGTATTGGTATGGTTATTCTTCCATTTATAATTGTTAAAGCACTTAATATTGTTGAAGGACCTGGATTATTGTTAATATATACAGCAGTTATTGTTGATCCATTGCTAAGGTCAATTGTATATGTAAGAAGATGATTAAAAGGTAAATGGCAAAAATATATTCACATTGTGAAGTAA
- a CDS encoding IS3 family transposase, giving the protein MYENNEFKSSKEKESSKLYKSGPLRFENLLNRNFKSKNINEKWVTDVTYIKTINGNVYLSVIKDLFNSEIIDWKLSVSPNNKLCHTNLISAIKKRGAPKIIHSDQGSPYTNETWERLCKTNNINISMSRRGNSPDNGACESFFGTFKNECIYTYKVKELHHSNIYKIISDYIEFYNYVRPSLKHKKTPYEIRMEKVSF; this is encoded by the coding sequence ATATATGAAAATAATGAGTTTAAAAGCAGCAAAGAAAAAGAAAGTTCCAAACTATATAAATCAGGTCCATTAAGATTTGAAAATCTACTAAATAGAAACTTTAAATCTAAAAATATAAATGAAAAATGAGTAACAGATGTAACTTATATAAAAACTATTAATGGAAACGTATATCTATCTGTTATAAAGGATTTGTTTAATTCAGAAATTATTGATTGAAAGTTATCGGTTAGTCCTAATAATAAATTATGTCATACAAATTTAATAAGCGCCATTAAAAAAAGAGGTGCACCAAAGATAATCCACTCAGATCAAGGATCACCATATACAAATGAAACTTGAGAAAGATTATGTAAAACTAATAATATAAATATTTCTATGTCACGAAGAGGAAATTCACCAGATAATGGTGCCTGTGAGTCTTTTTTTGGAACTTTTAAAAATGAATGTATATATACATATAAAGTAAAAGAACTACATCATTCAAATATTTATAAAATTATCTCAGACTATATAGAGTTTTATAATTATGTTAGACCTTCATTAAAACATAAAAAAACTCCATACGAAATTCGTATGGAGAAAGTATCTTTTTAA